The Streptomyces laurentii region TGCTGCTCGTCACGCACGACCTGGCGGAGGCGGTCCGGCTCGGCGACCGGATCGCGGTCTACGGGCAGGGCCGCATCGAGCAGTTCGACACCCCGGCCACCGTGCTGGGCGCCCCGGCGAACCCGTACGTCGCCGATTTCGTCGGCGCGGACCGCGCGCTGCGGCGGCTCGCCGTCACCCCGCTGACCGAGGCCGACCTCGACCCGGTGGCCGGTCCGGCTGCCCCCGGGCCCGTACCCGCGCCCGTACCCCTCCCCGTACAGAAGACTCCCCTCGGGGAGCCCCCCGTCCCCGGCGCGCCGCGCGTCCCCCTCGGGGCCTCCCTCCAGGACGCCCTCGCCGCCCTCCTCCAGGACGACGCGGGCGTGATCGCCGTGCACGCCCCCGGCGACCCCGCCCGGGTCCTCGGCACCCTCACCACCGCCGGCGTGCACCGGGCGCTGCGCCGCCGCACCACCGACGGTGTCAGTCCGAGCTGAGCTGCCGGCTCATCCACACCAGGCCCGGCGGGATCTCCCGGTTCCAGGTGTTGAAGTTGTGGCCGCCGCTGGGCAGCACGATCGAGGCCACCTGGGCCGGCGGCCGCACCTTCCGGATGAAGGCCATCGTCGGCTTCAGGTTGTCCTCGCCGTGCCGCGACGTCGTCACCAGGAACGACACCTTCCGCGGCGGCACGTGGTCCAGGCTCCACAGCAGGTCCGCCCGCTTGCGCGCGGCCTCGTCGCCGTGGAACAGGTCACCGGTCGTCACGTCGTCCGCGGCCTTGTAGTACGCGGAGAAGCCGGCGGCGGCCGCGAACCGGTCCGGGTGGTGCAGCGCGATCTTCAGGGCGCAGTAGCCGCCGGTCGAGTTCCCCATGAAGCCCCAGTTCCGGGCCTGGGTCCCGACCCGGTACGTCGCCGAGATCGCCGTCGGCAGGTCCTCGGCGAAGAAGGTCTCGGTCTGCGGCCCGTTCGGCACGTCCACGCACTCGGTGTCACGGGGCGGTGCCACGGTCGGGCGCAGCATCACCAGGATCATGGGCCGCATCCGGCCGCTCTTGACCTGCTCGTAGGCGGTCTTCGGGTAGTGCAGCCCCTTCAGCAGGTTCTCCGCCGTCCCCGGATATCCGGTGAGCACGACGGCCGCCGGGAACGTCGCCTTGGCGTAGCGGTGCTGGAAGTACTCGGGGGGCAGGTACACGTACGCCGGTGAGGTGATGCCGGTCTCCTGCCCGGCTATCACGACCTTCTGTATCTGCCCGCCGACGGCGGGGCTGCCGCCGCCGGGGACGTCCAGGGCCTGGCGTCCGACGACCTTCACCTCTCTGGATCCGGCCGCATGGGTGACGACCTCGCCCATGCCCTGCTCCTGGCCGAACAGGTCCGCCCAGGATCCGTAGAAGAGGAAGGAATTGTTGGCCGCCAGACCGACCGACGCGAACAGGGCCAGTTGGGTGGCGAGCAGCAGCGCGATCCGGCCGAAGACCGTGCGCCAGCCGGCGCGCGCGAGGCGCGGCCAGAGCCACACGGTGGCGATGAACAGCACGACTGCCGCGGTGACCGCTAGGGCGAGAACGTAGTTACTGGTGAGACCCATGTGACGCCTGAGCTTTCTACCCTGGTCTTCCCCGGAAATTTCCCTGACGGCGGAGTGAACCCGCCCCACCGCTGTTCCGTCCTAGAGGGCGCAAACCTCCGGTACGGCCCGAAAAGCACCTTGTGGCCACCGCTGGATCAACGATTACTCGCGGAACGACGGGAAGCACGGGAAGCGATGTCTGTCACGGTAGATGGGGACAAGTCAGGATCGGTTCCGGGTCGCCTGCGCCGGATCGTGCGCGGGCCACGCCCCGAAAGGGTCCCCGCACTCGTCGGTACGGCCTGCACGCTGATCGGTCTGATCGATGTCGCGGCGGGGGTCTTCCCCCGTTTCCGCGCCAGCCGGATGCACGCCGTCGCCGAGGTCCTCCCCGGCACGCTCGGGCCGCTCTCCGCGGCCCTGTCGCTCAGCGTCGGCATCCTGCTGCTGCTCCTCGCGCACGGCCTCAAGCGCGACAAGCGCCGCGCCTGGCGTGCCGCCGTCGTGCTGCTGCCGCTCGGGGCCGTCGCCCAGTTCGCCTGGCGGCACTCCGTCACCGGCGCCGTGCTGTCGCTCGCGCTCCTCGCGCTGCTGGTCCGGCACCGCGGCCAGTTCGCGGCGCTGCCCGACCCCCGCAGCCGCTGGCGCGCGGTCGCCAACTTCGTCCTCATGGGCGCCGGCTCGATCGTCCTCGGCCTGGTCATCGTCAGCGCCCACCCGCGCCGCGTGGTCGGCAGCCCCAGCCTCACCGACCGCCTCGAACACGTCCTGTACGGCCTGTTCGGCTTCGAGGGCCCCGTCGCCTACACCGGCGACACCGACTGGACCGTCGGCTACTCCCTCGGCGCCCTCGGCATGCTGACCGCCCTCACCACCGCGTACCTCGCCTTCCGCCCCGAGCACCCGGCCGCCCGGCTCACCGAGGACGACGAGACCCGGCTGCGCGCCCTGCTCGCGCAGCACGGCGCCCGCGACTCCCTCGGCCACTTCGCGCTCCGCCGCGACAAGGGCGTCGTCTTCTCCCCCAGCGGCAAGGCCGCCGTCTGCTACCGCGTCGTCTCCGGCGTCATGCTCGCCAGCGGCGACCCCATCGGCGACGTCGAGGCCTGGCCCGGCGCCATCGAACGCTTCATGGACGAGGCCAAGGCGCACTCCTGGACCCCCGCCGTCATGGGCTGCTCCGAGACCGGCGGCCAGGTCTGGACCCGCGAGACCGGCCTCGACGCACTCGAACTCGGCGACGAGGCCATCGTCGACGTCGCCGATTTCTCCCTGTCCGGCCGCGCGATGCGCAACGTACGCCAGATGGTCAAGCGCATCGAGCGCAACGGCTACACCACCAAGGTCCGCCGTGTCCGCGACCTCAGCGACGGCGAGCTCGCCCGGATCCGCCGCGCCGCCGAGGACTGGCGCGGCACCGACACCGAGCGCGGCTTCTCCATGGCCCTCGGCCGCATCGGCGGCCCCGGCGACGGGGACGCGGTGATAGCGACCGCCCACAAAGACGACGCCGAGGGCCCCGACGGGGCCGGGGCCGGCGGCGCCGGGGACGGCTCCGCCTCCCCGTACGGCGACCTGAAGGCGATCATCCACTTCGTCCCGTGGGGCCCCGACGGCATGTCGCTCGAACTCATGCGCCGCGACCGCGCCGCCGACCCCGGCATGAACGAACTCCTGATCGTCGCCGCCCTCCAGCAGTCCCCCCGCCTCGGCATCGAGCGGATCTCCCTCAACTTCGCCATGTTCCGCGCTGCCCTGGCCCGCGGCGAGAAGATCGGCGCCGGACCCGTCCTGCGGATGTGGCGCGGGCTGCTCGTCTTCCTCTCCCGCTGGTTCCAGATCGAGTCGCTGTACAAGTTCAACGCCAAGTTCCAGCCACGCTGGGAGCCCCGCTTCGTCGTCTACCGCAAGAGCAGCGACCTGCCCCGCATCGGCTTCGCCGCCATGCAGGCCGAGGGCTTCGTGAACGTCTCCCTGCCGCTCCCCCGGCTCTTCGCCCGCCGCTCCCGCGCCCGCGGCCCGCAGCCCTGCGCCCACCTCACCCCCACCTCCTCCGACCAGGAGATGCGCGCGGCCTGAAACGCGGCCGGAAACCACCCCCTACGCTGGAGGCATGAGTACGACGATCGACCGGGGCACGGCCCTCGGCCTGCCGGAGTGGGACCGCTGCGCGGTCATGGGCGTGGTCAACGTGACCCCCGACTCCTTCTCCGACGGCGGGCGCTGGTTCGACACCACGGCCGCCATCAAGCACGGCCTCGACCTCGTCGCCCAGGGTGCCGACCTCGTCGACGTCGGCGGCGAGTCCACCCGGCCGGGCGCGCCCCGCGTCGACGAGGACGAGGAACTCCGCCGCGTCGTCCCCGTCGTCCGCGGCCTCGCCGCCGAGGGCGTCACGGTCTCCGTCGACACCATGCGCGCCTCCGTCGCCGCCCGGGCGGTGGCCGCCGGCGCCGCCCTCGTCAACGACGTCAGCGGCGGCCTCGCCGACCCCGCCATGGTCCCCGCCGTCGCCGCCGCCGAGGTCCCGTTCGTCGTCATGCACTGGCGCGGCTTCAGCGACACCATGAACAGCCGCGCCGTCTACCAGGACGTCGTCGGCGAGGTCGTCGCCGAGCTTCGCGCGCGTATGGAGGCCGTCGTCGACGGCGGCATAGCCCCCGAGCGGCTGATCGTCGACCCCGGCCTCGGCTTCGCCAAGCTCGCCCCGCACGACCTCGCGCTCGTCGCGCACCTCCCCGAGCTGCGCGCCCTCGGCCGGCCGCTGCTCGTCGCCGCCTCGCGCAAGCGCTTCCTCGGCCATGTCCTCACCACCCACGAGGGCGCCGCCCCGCCGCCCGCGCGCGAGCGCGACGCCGCCACCGCCGCGGTCTCCGCCCTCGCCGCCCACGAGGGCGCCTGGGCCGTCCGGGTCCACGAGGTGCGGGCCACCGCCGACGCCGTACGGGTCGCCAGAGCCGTCGAAGGAGCCCGGTGACCGGCGGCCGCGGGGACTCCGACAGCCGGGACACGGGCGCGGGCGCCGGGCGCGGCCGGGACCACGACGCGGGCCGGGACGACGACGCGGGCCTGTACGGGCGTGCGGGCCGGGACAGGGGTACGGGCCACGGGCGGGCGGGCGGCGGCCACCGGGCAGCGGACCGGGCGGCCGTGGAGGCCGCCAACACCGCCTTCTACGAGGCCGTGGAACAGGGCGACTTCGACACCGTCAGCGACCTCTGGCTCGACGACGGCGGCACCCCCGTCTCCTGCGTCCACCCCGGCTGGCCCGTGCTCAGCGGGCGCGGCGAGGTGCTCCGCTCGTACGCCCTGATCATGGCGAACACGGACTACATCCAGTTCTTCCTCACCGACGTCGAGATCTCGCTCGCCGACGACATCGCCGTGCTCACCTGTACCGAGAACATCCTCAGCGGCGGGCCCGCCGAGGACGGTGCCGCGCTCGGCCCGCTCGTCGGGCA contains the following coding sequences:
- a CDS encoding integral membrane lysyl-tRNA synthetase (Uncharacterized conserved protein (DUF2156); cl12090;~Uncharacterized conserved protein [Function unknown];~identified by MetaGeneAnnotator; putative;~integral membrane lysyl-tRNA synthetase [Streptomyces sp. C]) yields the protein MSVTVDGDKSGSVPGRLRRIVRGPRPERVPALVGTACTLIGLIDVAAGVFPRFRASRMHAVAEVLPGTLGPLSAALSLSVGILLLLLAHGLKRDKRRAWRAAVVLLPLGAVAQFAWRHSVTGAVLSLALLALLVRHRGQFAALPDPRSRWRAVANFVLMGAGSIVLGLVIVSAHPRRVVGSPSLTDRLEHVLYGLFGFEGPVAYTGDTDWTVGYSLGALGMLTALTTAYLAFRPEHPAARLTEDDETRLRALLAQHGARDSLGHFALRRDKGVVFSPSGKAAVCYRVVSGVMLASGDPIGDVEAWPGAIERFMDEAKAHSWTPAVMGCSETGGQVWTRETGLDALELGDEAIVDVADFSLSGRAMRNVRQMVKRIERNGYTTKVRRVRDLSDGELARIRRAAEDWRGTDTERGFSMALGRIGGPGDGDAVIATAHKDDAEGPDGAGAGGAGDGSASPYGDLKAIIHFVPWGPDGMSLELMRRDRAADPGMNELLIVAALQQSPRLGIERISLNFAMFRAALARGEKIGAGPVLRMWRGLLVFLSRWFQIESLYKFNAKFQPRWEPRFVVYRKSSDLPRIGFAAMQAEGFVNVSLPLPRLFARRSRARGPQPCAHLTPTSSDQEMRAA
- a CDS encoding hypothetical protein (identified by MetaGeneAnnotator; putative;~sequence version:1), which translates into the protein MGLTSNYVLALAVTAAVVLFIATVWLWPRLARAGWRTVFGRIALLLATQLALFASVGLAANNSFLFYGSWADLFGQEQGMGEVVTHAAGSREVKVVGRQALDVPGGGSPAVGGQIQKVVIAGQETGITSPAYVYLPPEYFQHRYAKATFPAAVVLTGYPGTAENLLKGLHYPKTAYEQVKSGRMRPMILVMLRPTVAPPRDTECVDVPNGPQTETFFAEDLPTAISATYRVGTQARNWGFMGNSTGGYCALKIALHHPDRFAAAAGFSAYYKAADDVTTGDLFHGDEAARKRADLLWSLDHVPPRKVSFLVTTSRHGEDNLKPTMAFIRKVRPPAQVASIVLPSGGHNFNTWNREIPPGLVWMSRQLSSD
- a CDS encoding 3-dehydroquinate dehydratase (3-dehydroquinate dehydratase [Streptomyces albus J1074];~Nuclear transport factor 2 (NTF2-like) superfamily. This family includes members of the NTF2 family, Delta-5-3-ketosteroid isomerases, Scytalone Dehydratases, and the beta subunit of Ring hydroxylating dioxygenases. This family isa classic example of...; cl09109;~identified by MetaGeneAnnotator; putative) — translated: MTGGRGDSDSRDTGAGAGRGRDHDAGRDDDAGLYGRAGRDRGTGHGRAGGGHRAADRAAVEAANTAFYEAVEQGDFDTVSDLWLDDGGTPVSCVHPGWPVLSGRGEVLRSYALIMANTDYIQFFLTDVEISLADDIAVLTCTENILSGGPAEDGAALGPLVGQLVVATNVFRRAPDGWKVWSHHGSPVIPETDADDTGNPDHPDDAGGPLTT
- a CDS encoding dihydropteroate synthase (DHPS subgroup of Pterin binding enzymes. DHPS (dihydropteroate synthase), a functional homodimer, catalyzes the condensation of p-aminobenzoic acid (pABA) in the de novo biosynthesis of folate, which is an essential cofactor in both nucleic acid and...; cd00739;~Dihydropteroate synthase [Streptomyces venezuelae ATCC10712];~dihydropteroate synthase; TIGR01496;~dimer interface [polypeptide binding];~identified by MetaGeneAnnotator; putative;~inhibitor binding site;~substrate binding pocket [chemical binding]), with protein sequence MSTTIDRGTALGLPEWDRCAVMGVVNVTPDSFSDGGRWFDTTAAIKHGLDLVAQGADLVDVGGESTRPGAPRVDEDEELRRVVPVVRGLAAEGVTVSVDTMRASVAARAVAAGAALVNDVSGGLADPAMVPAVAAAEVPFVVMHWRGFSDTMNSRAVYQDVVGEVVAELRARMEAVVDGGIAPERLIVDPGLGFAKLAPHDLALVAHLPELRALGRPLLVAASRKRFLGHVLTTHEGAAPPPARERDAATAAVSALAAHEGAWAVRVHEVRATADAVRVARAVEGAR